The following DNA comes from Cryptococcus deuterogattii R265 chromosome 2, complete sequence.
GAAGCCCAGAAGGCAAGAGCAGCAAAGACAAGTACGATACCGATGTCAGACCAGACGATCTGCCAGTACTGGTTGGCCTTGAAAATAAATGAGCGAGGTGAGAAGTGATTGGTCATGTGGGGGTAATGGAGCTGGCCAGAAGCGTTGCGGATAAGGTACATAGGCCAACCGAAAAGTTgttgaaggaaaaggttgTAGCATACCACAATAGGAGAGTCCTCGAGGGCCTCCCGAAGCTGGCTCTGACGCTCCTTAGAGACACTGCAAGATGGTAAGCACGCAATTCAATATGATTTTCATCTGGAACGCACTTCATGCCAAGGATctcgccctcttcctcaacttctGGGTAGCCGAGCTGCTTTCTAGTCCTGGGGACAAAGACCTCATCACGAGTCAGGTGGCCGGTCGCAGCATGGTGCCGACCGTGAGAAATCCTCCAACTGTGGTAAGGAACAAGCAAAGCAGAGTGCAATACCCATCCAACAGCGTTGTTGATAGTCTTACTGGAAGAATAAGCCTGATGACCAGCTTCGTGGCTACGCGAGTATCCATCAGCGATGCACAGCGCAGATAGGTTACGTAGCGTTAACTTACGCGATAACCCAGATACCAGTACCAAAGAGACCAGTGATAACCCAATAGGCACTCCATAGAGCAAACTTGGCGGCGTAGTAAGCGacagaggaaagagggcTGCGTTTCGACAACAAGTCAGAGACAACGTCTGGCTAGAAGAAGTGGCGAACGAAAACATGGGAGTTCATACTCACAATCTGCCAAGGAAAGAGTCAATGTGGAAGGCACCGTATACAAGGGCCGCAATGACGACCGCGTCCTGGACGACGTAGAGGGAAGACCTCAAAGCGGAGCGCTTGTAGCAGTGAGCACTAGCGGCAAAATCGATATCCATTAGCGCCAAGCTCCAACGTTTTCctcaaaaaaaaaaaaaccaaaTCCAGATAGGATCAAGCTCGCCACTCAGAGTTACTCACGGAATAGCATCGAGAAGCTGCTTGATGGTGAAATTGGGTACGACGAATTGTTGACCCTGAGaaatttccttctcttcagcttcacGGAGGAGCTGGTCCTTCTCGACCTGTCCTGCAGGGGGAGTGACCGCACGCTGTCGGAGAGTACTGGTCATTTTTGTAGGAGTGTGAAGTTGGCTGCAGTAAGCGCCGGGTAcggaggaaaagaggggtaagggaagatggaaaggaaggatgaagaagaaagaggaataGATGAGATGGGAATGATCGTGGAGCTGGGTGTTCTTGGGGAATTCGGATTGAATCGCGCAATGCCCAGTGGCTCCGACAATTGAACGGGATCAAATATTTCCCCCCGGAGAAATTTCTccaaacctccaccttgcACTCCGGGAGTCCGACTACCGCCGACCGGCGACCAACAAGCAACCAACAGCCAAGACAAGACTTGCTGTCTGTGCTGACAATTGCCAACGGGAGTGACGGCAGAAGATAAAATGAAACAATGgtaaaaaagaaaggtaAAGGAGCAACACAGCAGTACTGCTGGGCCCAAGTCTAGAGGTATATTGCTATCCAAAGGCACTGGGGAACAGATCCTGACTGCAGTGTACCGCTTATTATAGGAGCTACACGAATAAATTAAAATttaataaaaaaaaatctcCCCGGTGCGAGTCGAACGCACGACTTTCAGATGTGAAGTTGTTAACCAATTACAGTCTGACGCTCTAAACCACACTAAACTACGGAGAGTAATTGGCTTTGGAGAATTGTGCTGACAATATGATATACATGCCGACGGTCTGGCGCGTAACACGATACCGATCAATGAAGCTCAGTGTGTAAAAGAATGACCGCGATATGTTCGCTCACATTGCAGGTACTAATGCAGCCGAACATTCGACAGCCATTTTATTTATAGTGTTTAGCCCAGTCTGTCTCTTTTTCTATAGCTTCTAGCTTCGTTTCCCTCAACAGGGCTTGCATCTGCTGTATAACCTGCGTAAATATACCTTCTCAACCGATCCAGCCGACATGTCTTCCACTTCTGTCCGACGAATCCAAAAGGTACGCTCTTCTCGCAATCTAGCAGGTGCTGTTGAATAGATTTCACACGCGTGGTCTCGTCAAACCATTAATGGACCAGAAAATCACTTACGAACTGTACCAACTCGAGAGTACCTGCTCACATGTTGGGCAATTATCTTAGGAGCTTGCTGTGCTTATGTCGACCCCTCCTGCCAATATTACTGTCGTTCCAGACGAAACCAATCTTCAGATGTGGAAAGTACGGATTACTGGTCCCGTAGGTCTTTTTAAAAAAGCCTTTTTATGAACAATGCGAGGGGGACTTAGAATTAACGTCGGAATCATCTGCAGCCCGGAACACCTTATGCAAAGGGTACATTTGCAGTTTCTGTGGAATTTACGAAAGATTATCCTTTCAAACCGCCTGTGGTTAGTCTTACTTCGTGCTCGTCTCCTTGTTCATGACATCTTCACACATTCATCTCAACCAAGCTGACATATTACTAATAGATCAAGTTTGAGACTAGAACATATCATCCCAACATAGATAGCGATGGCAAGTGGGTACTCATTAGACCCTCCATGCCGAGGTCCATGCTCAAACTTGCTTCATGATATTAGCATCTGCATCGGTCTTCTCAAGACGGAACAATGGAAACCGGCTACGAAAATGGATTACGGTAAGCCCAAGTCATTGCCATGGTGGATTTAGGTTGAAATCTCGAATCTGGCAGTTCTGAGAGAAATCTACAACCTTCTCGCAGAACCAAACCCAGACGACCCGCTTGTAACCTCCATAGTATGTATGATTATGAGCGATGGAAATACAATATTGACATCAGAATGCAGGCAGAACAGTACCGGACAGATCGGAAGACATTTGACAAGCGGGCAGCCGAATACGTGGCCAAGTACGCCTCGTAGAAAGCCAGATGGGGGTTAAATGAAATGGACAGAAGCTCTTGTAACAATATCCTCGTAGTCATCGTCCGACTACGACCTATGCAGCACATTTAGCACATTGCTGATTTATTGAGAACTTTTGAAATGTTCAAGACGATTTTGAGGCAACAAGTCGACAGGCGGATGGACATCTGATCTGTTCTTAATTGAATCACACTGTGATTTGGTGTATTCTCAAGGTCTTATTTCCAGCGCCAACACAACATATTATGCCCTTGATTTCTCATGAAATACATCGGCATGAGAGTACCGACAAGCGTGAAAGAAACATCTCCAACCCCCAGACATCCTCGACGACTCGCTTAGGCGGACCTGTACAATTGTCAGAGCGCCTAAACACAGCCATCACGATACGTACCTGCGGGCCTTCTTGGCGGCCTTGACGGCGGCGTTGTGaaccttcctctcctcggCGTGCTTGGCAACAGCAGCGTTGTACTCGGCAACGGTCTCCTTCTGAGCCTCagtcctcctcttcttgagggATCGGAGGTGTCGCTTCCTCTGGAGACGCAAGGGGGTGACAAGACGCTATTACGCTATTGTCAGCAAATCACTGCGCAAATCGCAAGTCGCGAAAGTTATCACCTGGATCTTGGGGGCCTTAGTGGTGGTCTTGCCGTTCTTCTTGGTAACCTCTCGTCGGACGACAAACTTGGTAacgtcatcctccttggACAAGTTGAAGAACTTGCGGATCTTGGTGGCACGCTTAGGACCAAGTCGCTTGGGGAGAACGACATCGGTAAGACCGGGAAGCTCATTGGCACCCTGCTTGACAATGGCGACGGCGAGGACACCAATGTCACTGCCGACGATGCAGCCACGGACagacttcctcttcctctcaccGTCACGACGGGCTCGGTAACAAGAGTGGCCGTCGGAAAGGAGGAGCCTGGTTCGGtgctggagaaggacaCCTGAAATGTTATATTAGCGGGCACTCGCCGCCATAAATTCCGTCCAAGACATACCCTGCTTCATGGGGAAACCCTGCTTGTCGTTACCACCAGTGATACGGACGACGTAGCCGGCGAACTCCTCTCCGAGAGAGTCAATAGCGACCTCCTggcccatcctcttctccatgaAGACTCGGCTGCAAACAAAAGTTAGTGGCCGTGCTTTGCCCGCCCATCCTCTCAGCATGCCCTTTGTCGTTGCTCCTTCTAAATCGTCGTGCTACGGCATGGTCCCTGCTGTATACTCACGTCTTTcgctcatcctcaaagtcGATGAGCTTCTGGGCGCCGGTGGCGGGGTTGGAAAAGTTGACCTTCATGGTGTTTAAGGACGACTTGAAGTCTTTTtgagggatggagagaaagaagatgagcagAATGCAATCCTCGAGCAAATCCTAGCCGCGCTGGAGATTCGTGCCACTCCCGGCGTTATGTCTCGGAGTTTGGGTCTTGAGGGAAGTAATCAAACTCCGGGCGGGAAACGCCGGCTGTGGCAGCAGTGAACGCGGGCAAGGATTCTTTTCGTTACTTGATTCTCTCTCtgccttctcctcgaccCTCAACAGTTTTCCAGCTTCACCACCCCTACCTTCTACTCACCCCAACTCTCCTACTAAGCAAAAATGGGTCGGTAAGTACAGCGCGCACTCACACTGATATCTTCGTGCTCATGCTTCCCAGTATGCACtccaagggcaagggcatGTCTGCCTCCGCTCTCCCCTACCGACGctctcagccttcttggtCCAAGGCCACCCCCGAGGAGGTCTGTGACCAGATCTTCAAGCTCGCCCGACGGggtctttctccttcccagATCGGCGTTATCCTCCGTGACTCCCAGGGTATTCCCCAAGTCAAGAGCGTTACCGGCAACAAGATTTTGAGGATTTTGAAGACCAACGGTAAGTCTTGCTTTTGTGCTCTCACAAGACGGTCAGCGGAGTGTGCTGGAGCAATAAAGGGGTATGGGGAAAGGACTTGACTAACGTTTTCCAAGGTCTTGCCCCTTCTATCCCCGAGGACCTCTACCACCTCATCAAGAAGGCCGTCTCTGTCCGAAAGCACCTCGAGCGAAACAGGGGTGACAAGGATGCCAAGTTGTGGGTTAAAATTTTTCGTAATTCGCTCTtgtgatgctgatgatctTGCCCAGCCGAATGATTCTCATTGAGTCTCGAATCCACCGTCTCGCCCGATACTACATCAAGACCCAGCAGGTCCCCGCTACTTTCAAGTACGAGGCCGCTACTGCTTCTACCCTTGTCGCTTAAACGTAAAACAGGGCTGGCTGTGtttgggagggaagggatgcatcttctttctttcgcGTACGGATCGTCTTAACTCGCGGTTATGATGCTGGTGATAAGAGTCTGGGGAGTGACATGGCGACGTGGACAGAAGGGTGCGACAGCATCAACTTTCAGCAACAACAGTTGGATTTGGCAAAATCCTTCGCAACGCTGCAGCTGTCCAATTGACCTGATACTGCCATCGttattctcttcttcgactcAACACTCGCGATATCATTGGTGGAAACTAACTGAAAGTTGGCCAAATCGAAGTCGTTAATATGCTGTTCACCGGCTGACAAAAAGTCGTAAGATCTGACAAGCTCACATGAAGTACTAAACTATTATCCGGAAATCAAGTGACAGCATCATGTGTCGATACATAAGCAGCACTAGTCACTAAACGATTACGAAGAAAACTGACTTCGGCTTGCATTTATCATTTTGAGGCGCGGCAGAGCCGTCTTCATGacccatctccttcaaaccTTGTCCTGTGTAGACTTGACTTATGGTTTTTACTTGTGTTGAAAGATTTCATATCCGACCATGGTCGGCTTGGGATCCTTCTTAACCTTGTACTTTGTGGACTGCTAATCCCAGATTGACTGTCGAATTCTGGCCAAGCTGTGTTCACTGTCGAGCTGGGAGTATGCGCGTCTCCAACACGTGTTGTACATACTTCTGCAATCCTTCCTGTGCGTTCTTTTCGTCTTCAACTCGCCCTGGTTTGGTTCCTGGAGCTATTATTGGTGGTAGGACCAAATTGCGATTTTTATGTCTACTGGCAACTTCACACCTTCTATCATTGATCCCAACGTTTTCAGCATGTCCCCCGCGTTCACGGTCGCTGCAATCAATCGATCTTCATGGATGCTCTTCATGAAAGATGGATTTTGTAATCCAATCGTCAGGCCAGTGAACAAAGCAGTAGGCACTGCATAACATGGAAAAATAGCCAGTGAGACGAGACAGTCTGGCAATGCTGTCGCTCATCGACTTCGAGTGATCTGATTCGCTGCTCTCAAACGACGCGATGGTTGAAACCGGAGTGTTGGGCGCACTGAGAATGGCAACTCGGCTCACATATAGTCCATTGATCGGGCACTTTAAAGCTTAGCTCAAAATTGATATACTGCCTCCAGCTAGACGAAAGGAGACTACAGCgacactttttttttcgatGCTAGGTGTTCTCATCACGTTAAACACTAATCTTGTCATCAATCTGCTAGCTGACTTAGGTTaaatgatgagaagatgagataaATTTTGAGAGGGGTATCTCTGCAAGAGTGTGTTTCATTGGCTTGCATAATGCAAGCTTCGCCTCAGGCCAGTATTTATGATGAAATTTACAAGCTGAATGGCTAACGATAGTCAAATCGCCACCGCCCATCATGGCCATTGCCCATGCCGTCTCATCTAACGCTTCCTTTCTCCGCCTTTCGCTTGCCTATCATCTTACAAACTGCCGGCCAGACGTAGGTTTGAGGATTTTGAAAGACGATCTTTGTATAATTTCTCCTTCGCTGTACACATCGAATATTTACTTCTGCACTGAGTGAGAACCTCGCGTGTATCTCTGTGTGTATCTGTATTATATGCTGGCCAGCGCCATAAGGCTCGAAAGTTCTCTGCCGTAAGCAATGGCGATAAAGCATTCGGTTATAGCAGCTGCAGTAGACAATCCATTTAGTAGTAGCATACTAGTGTGTAAATAAAACAGTGTAAATAAAACATACAATAAAAATTAAACGAGGTATCACAACATTTTGCCGACTTTACCGAGCGATCGTCATTCATGCTGGTGACAAGTGGCAAGTGATCTGATCCGAGGATTTTTGGGGTGGAGCTGCGAGTCGGGCGAGAGCTTTTGTACAGGATTGTGGTTATGTGCGTTGATCGGCCAATTGTTTCAGAATCCCCTTTCTGGTGACCGACTTCTAGTGCAGGGCATATCGGCATCTGCGACAACCTCATTCCACGCCCGAacgaaaaaagaaaaaacaaCAATATGCTCCGGCAGTCAAGCAGTTTAgaccttttttctctcatctcttcacACGTCGTGTTGCCGACTGCACACAGCAGACAACGGACAGTCGCATCGTTCCCCATAGTTCAGAATGTCTGCGAACACCACCCGTCGCTCCTCAACATCAGCATATTCTCGTGACTGGAAGACGAGTGATCaaaggggaggaggcacAAAGAACAGCAAGGTTCCTCATTATTCGCATGATGGAAGTGAAAGGAGAGGTGAGGAACAAGCCATCCGTCAATCCAGAAGGCGCTCTGATGCTTGCCATAGAGTCGGACGGCACATACATCCGTTCTCCACCGGCTCGAAAGAAGGGATTTTTCAAAAAAATGTTCGGTTGTACTTGCGTAAGTGTTGTGTAGCTCAAACTCCTTGTAGCTTGCTTGTCTAGCTGACTTTTTGCTCTACAGTTCGAATTCGATGAGTGAGTTTTGAGGACTAGACATGGTTCGAAAGTAATGTAATACTGAGCATTGGTTCTGATACAATCTTCGGATAGAGGCAGCGATCCTGTCGCGCGATATCGGCCACGATACGACGCCGTCCGCACCAGATCACCTCCGGAGCCTGTACCCCCATATTCTCGGGAGGACCCTCATCCACCCTCCCGCCCCTTTCCTGCAGCGGATCGCTCGATTGCATCTCTTGACAGCACTACTTCTTTCCCAGCACAAGATCAGTCTCacttactcttccttcccgcCAAACGTCGGCCGGAGGATGAGACTCAAAAGACATATACCCCTTCCAATGGTAGCTTTGCAGGTGGTACAGCTGGCGGTGCTGGGGCAGGAGGCACCTGTTAATGTGGCCGCTCTTCATAACCACAAAGCAGTAAAGCTCATAGTGTTGAATACCCACTAGAATAACTTCGAAAAATCCAGTTAAAGTCTGAGTCATATAATCTAGTGTATCCGGAGCTTCTTGTATTATATTCAGACGGCTGTATTTGTAATAGATACTCAAAGGGCAGTGCCATTGTAGTACTGCACTCTCTGTAGAGCTTTGTAGAAGGTCAagcggatgatgaaggcgTTCCTGATGTTCAACAACACACCAACTCACATTATGTCATATGCATAGCGACGAGGTTAGGAGGAAGCTAATATTCCGTACTTTGTTGGGATTTGGACTTTTGGAACCCGACAACGAGTAGCAGATACATGTCAGTAACGCTTGTTCAAGCGCAAGAAAATGTACAAAGTATTAGCAACCCTTTTGCGTGGGCGTGATGGATCGTCCAGAACTGTCTACTATTCATTAAAATCATTGCGCTATATAGCTAGCGCTTCACACCAGGAATGGATGAGAATCGATGATAAGAGCGTGACACTTTGAGACAACGGGTATATTCATGGCAGTTGCTTGTACACTGTGTTACAAGCAGTCTAAATAAGCAAGCTTCTATCGCGTTCGCCCCTTTCCTTCTATTGCAGGTCACTGCTTACACAACCCTCTTAAGCCGAACCCGCGATCCTTGTGTATCCGACATCGTTTTCgtattcttcctcttcgtcctcatcctcaatgtCATGCCATTTCTTGGCCCTGTCAACAGCCTTATTCCATCCCttaatcttcttcagtctgactttctcctccaactcGGGCTCGAAGGTGTGGACACCAGCGGTGTTCACCTCACTGAGGGTTTCTGGACGGGTTAAATCCCAACCAAACAGGCCAAGAGCATGAGCGGCTAGCAAGGCGGAACCAAGCGCGGTAGACTCGCGCATCGAAGGTCGTGCAACGTTGAAGCCACCGATGTTAGCCTGCAACTGCATAGCCAAATCTGAATTGGTCACACCACCATCAACCTTGAGTGTATCAAGCCTGCTAccactctccttctcaatgACATCTAAAACTGCGCGAGTTTGGAAACACACGGCCTCAAGGGTGGCCCGAGCAATGTGGGCAGAAGTTGTGTATCCTGTAAGACCGATGATAGTACCGGCAGCTTCACGATCCCAGTACGGCGCAAGAAGACCAGAGAAGGCGGTAACAAAATAGACACCTCCAGTGTCTGACACTGATCCAGCAAGGATATCCATCTCCGCAGATTCTTCAATGAGGGTCATTTGGTCTCGAAGCCTGCTCAAAGTGTCAGTTCCAATCAATCATCTTATACATCGCCAATGCTTACCATTTTATGGCCGATCCAGCCACAGCAATAGAACCTTCCAATGCATAAATAGGCTTACTGTTCGGACCTGCTTGAAAGGCTACGGTAGAAATTAGACCGTAGTTACTCCTGACAATGTCTTCGCCAGTATTGAATAAGACGAAAGCACCAGTACCATAAGTGCACTTGGCCTggcccttcttcaaacatTTGTTACCAACCAGCGCCGCCTGCTGATCACCAACAATACCGGCAATTGGAACACCGGAAAGTGGCAACCCAAGTGAATCAGAAATATTGCCGTACACCTCAGCCGAAGATACAATCTTGGGAAGGATCGAAGCCCGAAGGCCAAAGAAgcgaaggagaggagggtgCCACTGAAGTGTTTTAAGAGAGATAAGGAGCGTTCGAGAGGCATTGGTAACATCCATAATATGGAGACCGCCATTCCTGGCACCGGTCAAGTTCTAAGAAAAAGTAAAGCACATGAGCGTCGAGCAGTGCAAATTTGAAACACACGACTACTCACATAGACAAGCCAAGTATCGACGGTGCCGAACATGAGATCATCAGCTTCGTGGGCGATTCGTACAGCCTTCTGATGATCCAACATCCATCGAAGTTTGATGGCAGAAAAGTAGGTAGAGAGAGGAATACCAGTACTGTTAAAATGCCATGAGTGAGTGAATTGAGGCAGATGCCCGTAATACTTACACGTCCACCAGaccttccttgccctttctGCGCTTTTTcgcctttccatctttacCTCTGCCCGACAGACCGAGCCCCTCCATCGCTTTTCCAATTTTGCCGGTTATACTGGCATCGCCATCTACAACGTCACCTTTCTCCCCGAAGGCTGCCTCTTGCGTACCAGTCCCCATGTTAACTTCGTCTGGCACTATATCAGAGTTTTGATTGATCTCGTCCGCCTCGTCGTCATCTATTTCTAGGCCCTCCTCgtcgagcttcttctccatctcacGAACCACATTAATGGTCCGCGCATCATCCCAAACTATGGCATTACACAAAGGCTTGCCAGTAGAACGTGACCAGCATACAGTAGTCTCT
Coding sequences within:
- a CDS encoding ubiquitin-conjugating enzyme E2 D/E — translated: MSSTSVRRIQKELAVLMSTPPANITVVPDETNLQMWKVRITGPPGTPYAKGTFAVSVEFTKDYPFKPPVIKFETRTYHPNIDSDGNICIGLLKTEQWKPATKMDYVLREIYNLLAEPNPDDPLVTSIAEQYRTDRKTFDKRAAEYVAKYAS
- a CDS encoding 30S small subunit ribosomal protein S6e — translated: MKVNFSNPATGAQKLIDFEDERKTRVFMEKRMGQEVAIDSLGEEFAGYVVRITGGNDKQGFPMKQGVLLQHRTRLLLSDGHSCYRARRDGERKRKSVRGCIVGSDIGVLAVAIVKQGANELPGLTDVVLPKRLGPKRATKIRKFFNLSKEDDVTKFVVRREVTKKNGKTTTKAPKIQRLVTPLRLQRKRHLRSLKKRRTEAQKETVAEYNAAVAKHAEERKVHNAAVKAAKKARRSA
- a CDS encoding 40S ribosomal protein, which codes for MGRMHSKGKGMSASALPYRRSQPSWSKATPEEVCDQIFKLARRGLSPSQIGVILRDSQGIPQVKSVTGNKILRILKTNGLAPSIPEDLYHLIKKAVSVRKHLERNRGDKDAKFRMILIESRIHRLARYYIKTQQVPATFKYEAATASTLVA
- a CDS encoding omega-6 fatty acid desaturase (delta-12 desaturase); amino-acid sequence: MTSTLRQRAVTPPAGQVEKDQLLREAEEKEISQGQQFVVPNFTIKQLLDAIPAHCYKRSALRSSLYVVQDAVVIAALVYGAFHIDSFLGRFPLSSVAYYAAKFALWSAYWVITGLFGTGIWVIAHEAGHQAYSSSKTINNAVGWVLHSALLVPYHSWRISHGRHHAATGHLTRDEVFVPRTRKQLGYPEVEEEGEILGMNVSKERQSQLREALEDSPIVVCYNLFLQQLFGWPMYLIRNASGQLHYPHMTNHFSPRSFIFKANQYWQIVWSDIGIVLVFAALAFWASQRGIKEVATIYGIPYLWVNHWLVFITFLQHTDPTLPHYSANKWTFPRGALATIDRDFLGPVGAYVFHGITETHVAHHVSSKIPHYNAWEATEALKKFLGPAYHKSDENMFVSCYKSYRDCLFVEDGQDIVFYKNASGLAQRVPVEENGNISDSGIDMAESK
- a CDS encoding glycerol kinase (genome sequence mistake), whose translation is MEKKLDEEGLEIDDDEADEINQNSDIVPDEVNMGTGTQEAAFGEKGDVVDGDASITGKIGKAMEGLGLSGRGKDGKAKKRRKGKEGLVDVTGIPLSTYFSAIKLRWMLDHQKAVRIAHEADDLMFGTVDTWLVYNLTGARNGGLHIMDVTNASRTLLISLKTLQWHPPLLRFFGLRASILPKIVSSAEVYGNISDSLGLPLSGVPIAGIVGDQQAALVGNKCLKKGQAKCTYGTGAFVLFNTGEDIVRSNYGLISTVAFQAGPNSKPIYALEGSIAVAGSAIKWLRDQMTLIEESAEMDILAGSVSDTGGVYFVTAFSGLLAPYWDREAAGTIIGLTGYTTSAHIARATLEAVCFQTRAVLDVIEKESGSRLDTLKVDGGVTNSDLAMQLQANIGGFNVARPSMRESTALGSALLAAHALGLFGWDLTRPETLSEVNTAGVHTFEPELEEKVRLKKIKGWNKAVDRAKKWHDIEDEDEEEEYENDVGYTRIAGSA